One region of Emys orbicularis isolate rEmyOrb1 chromosome 6, rEmyOrb1.hap1, whole genome shotgun sequence genomic DNA includes:
- the NFIL3 gene encoding nuclear factor interleukin-3-regulated protein gives MQLRKMQTIKKEQAPVDTSSNVDKIMVLNSTLAEVSEDLATNEDIILNEGNSGKNKSSSCRRKREFIPDEKKDAMYWEKRRKNNEAAKRSREKRRLNDLVLENKLIALGEENATLKAELLSLKLKFGLISSAAYAQEIQKLSNSTAVYFQDYQTSKSNINSFVDEHEPSMVGSSCISVIKHSPQSSLSDVSEVSSVEHIQASPIQNNCRSPENKFQVIKQEPMELENYARESRDDRGSYAASMFPNYIVNTFNGYSHSPPLLQVNRSSSNSPRTSEADDVVIGKSSDGEDEQQVPKGPIHSPVELKNVHATVKVPEVNSSALPHKLRIKAKAMQVKVEAMDNDYDATQKLSSPVDMTSKRHFEIEKHNAQTLVHSSHTPFSVQVTNIQDWSLKPEHWHPKELNVKIQSGCKTGVVEIKDNVYKVSESENLYLKQGIANLSAEVASLKRLITTQQISASDSG, from the coding sequence ATGCAGCTGAGAAAAATGCAGACCATTAAAAAGGAACAGGCACCTGTTGACACAAGTAGCAATGTGGACAAAATCATGGTACTTAATTCTACTTTAGCAGAAGTGTCTGAAGACTTGGCTACAAATGAAGACATAATACTTAATGAAGGAAATAGTGGAAAAAACAAATCTTCATCATGTCGGAGAAAGCGGGAATTCATTCCAGATGAAAAGAAAGATGCTATGTATTGGGAAAAAAGACGAAAAAATAACGAAGCTGCCAAAAGATCTCGTGAAAAACGACGACTGAATGACCTTGTCTTAGAGAACAAACTAATTGCATTAGGAGAGGAGAATGCCACGTTAAAGGCTGAGCTGCTTTCATTGAAGCTAAAGTTCGGTTTAATTAGCTCTGCAGCATATGCCCAAGAGATACAGAAGCTCAGTAATTCAACAGCTGTGTATTTCCAGGACTATCAAACTTCCAAATCAAATATTAACTCATTTGTGGATGAACATGAACCATCTATGGTGGGTAGTAGTTGTATTTCTGTCATCAAACACTCTCCACAAAGCTCTTTATCTGATGTGTCTGAAGTATCCTCAGTAGAGCATATTCAAGCAAGTCCTATACAGAACAATTGCAGAAGTCCTGAAAATAAGTTTCAAGTTATAAAGCAGGAGCCTATGGAATTGGAGAACTATGCAAGAGAGTCAAGAGATGATAGAGGCTCCTATGCAGCATCCATGTTTCCAAACTACATAGTAAATACCTTTAATGGGTACTCACATTCCCCTCCTCTGCTGCAAGTTAATAGGTCCTCCAGTAATTCTCCAAGAACTTCAGAAGCTGATGATGTGGTCATAGGAAAGTCATCTGATGGAGAAGATGAGCAGCAGGTCCCTAAAGGTCCAATTCATTCCccagttgaacttaaaaatgttcACGCAACAGTTAAAGTTCCAGAGGTGAACTCTTCTGCACTGCCTCACAAGCTTCGAATTAAGGCCAAAGCCATGCAAGTCAAAGTGGAAGCAATGGATAATGACTATGATGCCACACAGAAACTATCATCACCAGTTGACATGACATCTAAAAGACATTTCGAGATTGAAAAGCACAATGCACAAACATTGGTACATTCTTCTCACACTCCTTTCTCTGTTCAAGTGACTAATATCCAAGACTGGTCTCTCAAACCAGAACATTGGCACCCAAAGGAACTCAATGTAAAAATTCAGAGTGGTTGCAAAACTGGAGTTGTTGAAATTAAAGACAATGTCTACAAAGTATCTGAGTCAGAGAACTTGTATTTGAAGCAGGGCATAGCAAACTTATCTGCAGAGGTTGCTTCACTTAAAAGACTTATAACTACACAACAAATCTCTGCTTCAGACTCTGGTTAA